In the Sandaracinus amylolyticus genome, CGCATCACGGTGCGCTCCATGCGCTCGGCCTCGCGCTCGGCGTGCTCCCGCATGCGCTCGCTCGGCGAGGCCCAGCGCAGGTCGTCGCTCGCCTCGTACGAGGGCACGCACTGCGCGCGTGCGAGGCACGGAGCCGCGATCAGCGCGACGACGAGGACGAGGCAGCGCACGGGACGAGTGTGCCCGAGCGCGACGTGTGACGCGCGCCGCGCGTGCTCATGATCCGTGGTCATGGCGCGCGGACGACGACGGGTGCTCATCGCGGTCACGAGCCACCTCGGCCCCTTGGGACGACGTCCCACCGGCGCGTGGCTCGGCGAGATCAGCGGGTTCTGGCACGAGATGGTCGAGGCCGGGCTCGAGGTCGAGTACGCGAGCCCGCGCGGCGGCGATCCGCCGATCGATCCGGTGAGCGCGCTGCTCCCCGGCGAGAGCAAGGACGCGTTCGTGCGCTCGGGCGAGCGCGAGCGCCTGATGGACAGCATGCGCAGCGTCGACGTCGAGCCGGCGCGCTACGACGCGATCTTCTTCGCGGGCGGGCACGGTGCGCTCTGGGATTTCCCGTCGGATCCCGGGCTCGTGCTCGCGACCGAAGCGATCTGGCGCGACGGTGGTGTCGTCGCGGCGGTGTGCCACGGGCCCGCTGCGCTGCTGGAGCCGAAGGACGCGCAGGGCCGCTCGCTGCTCGAGGGACGTCGCGCGACCTGTTACTCGAACTTCGAGGAGACGCTGGGCGGCGTCGCGGGCAAGGTGCCGTTCCTGCTCGAGACGTCGATGAAGGAGCGCGGCGCGCGCTTCGAGAAGGCGATGCTGCCCTTCACGCAGCACGTGGTGATCGACGGGCGCCTCGTGACGGGACAGAACCCTGCGTCGGC is a window encoding:
- a CDS encoding type 1 glutamine amidotransferase domain-containing protein; translated protein: MARGRRRVLIAVTSHLGPLGRRPTGAWLGEISGFWHEMVEAGLEVEYASPRGGDPPIDPVSALLPGESKDAFVRSGERERLMDSMRSVDVEPARYDAIFFAGGHGALWDFPSDPGLVLATEAIWRDGGVVAAVCHGPAALLEPKDAQGRSLLEGRRATCYSNFEETLGGVAGKVPFLLETSMKERGARFEKAMLPFTQHVVIDGRLVTGQNPASARGVGRAVAELLGATPRVKRVERQPSSIERR